Proteins from one Camelina sativa cultivar DH55 chromosome 8, Cs, whole genome shotgun sequence genomic window:
- the LOC104706118 gene encoding uncharacterized protein LOC104706118, with protein sequence MDLEEWELLPRNNYKGLNLDIDLDHDEDHEAKKMMRNTEKSFDNDYYICPIQDPVGKTELLHERSSVVPTQLLQIPITWEPLSPVDDKDHKKKYPDFSEPDPELLTESLPSPRITFKKMKETEFADMKLDSPPARFTSPLPQNDEKHSESGGEYYDEIMGSEVKESSDLSSKKEVDWDEGKNMNLWKKGLNGIGAICSFGVAAAAATICVFFLGHNSSIQGYRNKNQILRFQIYSDDNKRMNEVVKHATKLNEAISVMKGLPVARAQISFGGYYDAL encoded by the exons ATGGATCTAGAAGAGTGGGAATTACTCCCTAGAAACAACTACAAGGGTCTTAATCTTGATATTGATCTCGATCATGACGAGGATCATGAGgccaagaagatgatgagaaacaCCGAGAAAAGCTTCGACAATGATTACTACATCTGCCCGATACAAGATCCCGTCGGGAAAACAGAGCTTCTTCATGAGAGATCTAGCGTGGTCCCCACACAACTCCTCCAAATTCCCATAACTTGGGAACCTTTATCCCCAGTGGACGACAAAGATCACAAGAAGAAGTACCCGGATTTCTCGGAGCCCGACCCGGAACTTTTGACGGAGTCTCTTCCGTCGCCGAGAATAACCTTCAAGAAAATGAAGGAAACCGAATTTGCCGACATGAAACTAGACTCACCACCAGCGAGGTTCACGAGTCCCCTGCCTCAGAACGATGAGAAACATTCCGAGTCAGGAGGGGAGTACTATGATGAGATCATGGGATCAGAGGTTAAAGAAAGTAGTGACTTGAGCAGCAAGAAAGAAGTTGATTGGGACGAAGGTAAAAATATGAATCTGTGGAAGAAGGGTCTCAACGGAATTGGAGCTATATGTTCATTTGGTGTTGCAGCAGCTGCTGCCACCATCTGTGTCTTCTTCCTTGGACACAACAGTAGCATCCAAGGTTATCGCAACAAGAACCAGATCCTCAGGTTCCAGATTTACTCTGATGATAATAAG CGAATGAACGAAGTAGTGAAGCATGCAACAAAGCTAAATGAAGCAATCTCTGTGATGAAAGGTCTTCCGGTTGCAAGAGCTCAGATTTCTTTTGGAGGATACTACGATGCACTATAA
- the LOC104706119 gene encoding J domain-containing protein DDB_G0295729-like, protein MQTQLLVGPIPLKGCRRLSSSFSGDLLPPYSNHLCRDLQHHRRRHRDGRSRSHRNRSKTTITSAAYSSSSSSSSSASNTGGQNHYAVLGVARNATQVDIKKAYRLLARKYHPDVNKDSRAGELFKTIRCSYEVLSNEAARTQYDRALKVEENARFHRVQRQNYTPEVEDAVKYYYSWVEKRQRSRHERFHGHYSTYPNSHFYAETEPLEDEEEEVGRAQDQRDAFVESLKSTFLSMFLLYSLGCLASLTFSTFTALLDKELDMGYKVGFMIAWILGGKGGILLTLCLTFASWLCGKASSSVVVLVVVAMWVGSNLARHAPLPQGALLTLLYMSIKLQVDST, encoded by the exons ATGCAGACTCAGCTTTTGGTTGGACCCATCCCACTCAAGGGCTGCCGTCGATTATCTTCCTCCTTCTCCGGCGATCTCCTCCCTCCGTATTCTAATCATTTATGCCGAGACCTACAACACCACCGTCGAAGGCACCGCGACGGTAGATCTCGCTCTCACCGTAATCGCTCGAAAACCACAATTACTTCTGCCgcgtattcttcttcttcttcttcttcgtcttcggcTTCTAATACCGGCGGACAAAACCACTATGCTGTTTTGGGGGTCGCTCGTAACGCCACACAAGTTGATATCAAGAAAGCTTATCGCCTGCTCGCTCGAAAG TATCATCCTGATGTGAATAAGGACTCTAGAGCCGGAGAGCTATTCAAGACCATTCGTTGTTCCTACGAA GTACTATCTAATGAAGCTGCAAGGACTCAGTACGACCGAGCACTTAAAGTTGAAGAGAATGCAAGGTTCCATAGAGTGCAAAGGCAAAACTACACCCCTGAGGTTGAAGATGCCGTGAAGTATTACTACAGCTGGGTTGAGAAAAGACAAAGATCCAGACACGAGAGATTCCACGGACACTATTCTACTTATCCAAACTCACATTTCTACGCCGAGACAGAGCCActagaagacgaagaagaagaagtaggaaGAGCACAAGATCAGCGAGACGCCTTTGTCGAATCTCTAAAATCCACCTTCTTATCGATGTTTCTTCTATACTCGCTCGGCTGCCTAGCGTCTCTCACATTTAGCACGTTCACGGCTTTGCTCGACAAGGAACTCGACATGGGTTACAAAGTGGGTTTCATGATCGCATGGATACTAGGTGGAAAAGGCGGCATCCTTCTCACTCTGTGTCTAACATTCGCAAGCTGGCTGTGTGGGAAAGCAAGCAGCAGCGTTGTGGTTCTTGTGGTAGTGGCGATGTGGGTTGGCTCCAATTTAGCTAGACATGCTCCTCTTCCACAAGGAGCTCTTCTCACCCTCCTCTACATGTCAATCAAGCTTCAAGTCGACTCAACCTGA